ATCGAGTTGTTGCTGAAATTGCTAACGGGAAGCTTTTATGCCAGGTTGAGGATCTTCTTGATTAACCTCATCGTTTTTGCCGTTTCTCTCTATAAAAAAACTTTCTGAAAAACCGCTGTAGGATCGCCGCTACTTTTATTCTTTAATGTTGTTTTCATTTTTCATAGCGCTCCTTGTCATCAATAATTTACTCTACGGGTGCAGCCTCCATAGGCTCCGCATATCCACACTCTTTACGTGGGCACACTTTTTCGGTACCACGTCGCTTGGTTGTCTTGATCGTCATCACTGGCCACGCACAACGTGGACAAGCTTGCTCAATCGGCTCATTCCATACTGCATAGGTACAAGTTGGATAAGTAGAACACGAATAAAAAATCTTACCGTAACGTGATTTCCGTTTCAGTAAGCTGCCTTTATGGCATTCAGGACATTCAATACCCGTATCAGCCGGTTTTTCTAAAGGTTCTATATGTTTACATTTTGGATAATAACTACAGCCAATAAATTTGCCATAACGGCCTATTTTGATATGTAAAGCATGGCCACAGTCAGGGCAAACGCGACCTTCTACAACTTCCGGCTCACTTGCCGTTGTCACTTCACCTTCCATATTACGTGTATAGTCACAATCTGGATAACCCGAGCAACCAATAAACCGTCCTCGTTTTCCTAAACGTATTGATAAAGCTTTGCCGCATTTAGGACAGTTTTCATCTAAAGCTTCTTGCGTTACATCTTTACGCTGCACGGTTTCTTCTGTAGTTTCTACTAATGTTTTAAACGGCATCCAAAAATCCTTCAACAAAGGCACCCACTCTTGCTCTCCCCTGGAAATTTGATCCAGCTTGTCTTCTAATCGTGCGGTAAAGTCATAATCGACATATTGCATAAAGTAACGCGTTAAAAACTTATTCACCACACGTCCAACATCGGTGGGTTTAAAACGCTTTTGATCCAGTATAACGTATTCGCGATTTTGTAAGGTTGAAATAATAGGCACGTACGTTGAAGGACGACCAATATCCCGCTCTTCTAAGGCTTTAACTAAACTTGCTTCACTATATCGTGGTGGTGGTTCAGTAAAATGTTGATCCGCACTGATGTCTATTAAGTCAACGACATCACCTTCTTTCAGCGGCGGTAGCATGCTCCCTTCTTCATCTGATTTCGCTTTGCTTTCATCTTGGCTTTCAAGATAAACCGCCATAAAACCCGGATGAACAATGGTAGAACCATTCGCACGGAAACAATGATCGGAAGTATCCTTCGCTCTCAAATCCACAGCAACCGTATTAATCGTCGCATGGATCATCTGTGAAGCAACAGTACGCTTCCATATTAATTCGTAGAGCTTGCGCTGCTCAGGCGTTAAATGTGCTTTTATGTCTTCAGGTGCATATTCAACATGGGTAGGACGAATTGCTTCATGCGCTTCTTGTGCATTACGACTCTTCGTACGAAACTGACGCGGTGACTCAGGTACTTCATTCTCGCCATAACGTTGTACAATATATCCACGAATTGATTCTAAGGCTTCATTAGAAAGATGAACCGAATCGGTACGCATATAAGTAATCAAACCGACGGCGCCTTCACCTACATCAATCCCTTCATAAAGTTGTTGCGCCAAACGCATCGTTCGCTGTGCCGTAAAACCCAGTTTACGTCCGGCTTCTTGTTGTAAAGTAGACGTCGTAAAAGGAGCTGTTGGATTACGCTTGCGTTGTTTCTTTTCAACTTTTGTGACTAACAAATGGCCTTGCGCCATTTTTTCCAAACTGCTTTTTATTGTTTCTGCTTGAGCTTGTGTTGTGATACTAAACTGCTCAAGTTTTTCATGGTTATATTCGATCAAACGTGCAAAAAAATTCTGTTGTTCAGCCTGCGTATTCGCCGTTAGTGTCCAATATTCCTGCGTTTTAAACGCTTCTATTTCTTCTTCGCGTTCAACAATTAAGCGTAATGCAGGACTCTGTACACGCCCTGCCGATAATCCACGACGTACTTTCTTCCACAGTAGTGGCGATAGCGTAAAACCAACCAGATAGTCTAAAGCGCGACGTGCTTGCTGCGCATTGACCAAATCCATCGCAATATCACGCGGATTGGCCACGGCGGCTTTAACAGCCGCCTTGGTGATTTCATGAAAAACAACGCGGTAGACGGGTTTATCTTTTAAGGCTTTTTTAGCTTTAAGAATTTCATAAACATGCCAAGCGATAGCCTCGCCCTCTCGATCAGGGTCAGTTGCCAGATAAAGTGCATCGGCCGCTTTAAATGCCTTAATGATCATATCCACATGCTTGGCATTCTTCTCGATAAGCGCATAGGTCATCGCAAAATCATGCGCTGGATCGACTGCCCCCTCTTTAGGGAGTAAATCACGAACGTGCCCATAGGAAGCGAGGACTTCGAAATCCTTACCTAAATATTTTTTAATTGTTTTAGCCTTCGCAGGCGATTCAACAATCAATAGATTCTTTGCCATATTTATTTCCTGGTATAACCCCCGGGGACCGCACTAATATAACCTTGTAACTCAAGTAAGGCTAAACGAGCAAGTAGTCTATCTGCCGTCAAGCCAGTTCGCATGACTAAGCTGTCGATTGTCGTCCTTTCAAAGTCCAGGCACTCTACAAGCTTTATATCGTCAGAATCAAGCCCAGATTTTGAATCGAGTCTATCTGTTACTGCAGAACTATCTTCTATAGGGCCCATTGCTACATTAAGCAAGCCAGTTGCAAAAGATAACCCAAGCAAAATATCATAGCTACTTTCAACCAGGGTAGCGCCTTGTTTTAACAACGCATGGCAACCCCGACTCAGAGGGTTAGCAATAGAACCCGGTACAGCAAAAACCTCACGTCCTTGCTCAGCCGCATAGCGTGCCGTAATTAAGGAACCGCTTCTCATCGCCGCCTCAATAACAACAACGCCCATACTTAATCCACTAATAATTCGATTACGACGTGGAAAATGTTCTGCTCTTGGCGGTGCATCAGGAAAAAACTCAGAAACAAGTGCGCCTCCTTTTTCTATTATCTGTAACGCTAACCCTCGGTGACAACGAGGATAAATTTCAGTAATGCCGGAACCTAAAACAGCGATTGTTTTACCACCTGTGGCTAAACACCCTTGATGACTTGCGCCATCAATACCGCGCGCTAAACCACTAACAATAATAAATCCTTGCTGACTTAACTCATTCGCAAAGCGATAAGCTATTTCTAAACCTATGGGTGAGGGTTGACGCGCCCCCACCATAGCCAATTGATAATCTTGAAGAAGGGAAA
This is a stretch of genomic DNA from Candidatus Rickettsiella viridis. It encodes these proteins:
- the topA gene encoding type I DNA topoisomerase; the protein is MAKNLLIVESPAKAKTIKKYLGKDFEVLASYGHVRDLLPKEGAVDPAHDFAMTYALIEKNAKHVDMIIKAFKAADALYLATDPDREGEAIAWHVYEILKAKKALKDKPVYRVVFHEITKAAVKAAVANPRDIAMDLVNAQQARRALDYLVGFTLSPLLWKKVRRGLSAGRVQSPALRLIVEREEEIEAFKTQEYWTLTANTQAEQQNFFARLIEYNHEKLEQFSITTQAQAETIKSSLEKMAQGHLLVTKVEKKQRKRNPTAPFTTSTLQQEAGRKLGFTAQRTMRLAQQLYEGIDVGEGAVGLITYMRTDSVHLSNEALESIRGYIVQRYGENEVPESPRQFRTKSRNAQEAHEAIRPTHVEYAPEDIKAHLTPEQRKLYELIWKRTVASQMIHATINTVAVDLRAKDTSDHCFRANGSTIVHPGFMAVYLESQDESKAKSDEEGSMLPPLKEGDVVDLIDISADQHFTEPPPRYSEASLVKALEERDIGRPSTYVPIISTLQNREYVILDQKRFKPTDVGRVVNKFLTRYFMQYVDYDFTARLEDKLDQISRGEQEWVPLLKDFWMPFKTLVETTEETVQRKDVTQEALDENCPKCGKALSIRLGKRGRFIGCSGYPDCDYTRNMEGEVTTASEPEVVEGRVCPDCGHALHIKIGRYGKFIGCSYYPKCKHIEPLEKPADTGIECPECHKGSLLKRKSRYGKIFYSCSTYPTCTYAVWNEPIEQACPRCAWPVMTIKTTKRRGTEKVCPRKECGYAEPMEAAPVE
- the dprA gene encoding DNA-processing protein DprA, with the translated sequence MDEYSQQWDFRQGAGSVSNRSVYGIHEDCELSGNTAENSSAKSTLRDWLALYTVPSCGFATVLKLLEVFSTPAALLAASHTALSALGISNALITGLKKPDWKRVDACLAWREKPGRHILHWQDVLYPPLLREIASPPLILFIEGDVSLLQDYQLAMVGARQPSPIGLEIAYRFANELSQQGFIIVSGLARGIDGASHQGCLATGGKTIAVLGSGITEIYPRCHRGLALQIIEKGGALVSEFFPDAPPRAEHFPRRNRIISGLSMGVVVIEAAMRSGSLITARYAAEQGREVFAVPGSIANPLSRGCHALLKQGATLVESSYDILLGLSFATGLLNVAMGPIEDSSAVTDRLDSKSGLDSDDIKLVECLDFERTTIDSLVMRTGLTADRLLARLALLELQGYISAVPGGYTRK